The genomic interval CCAGTGCTTAGAATCGCTGGGCATTAAGGCAAGGGTAGCTGAGAGGCATAACTGGCTCAATTTGACATTTTAGCTTCTGCAGTTCATTGTTTGGAGGCAACAGAAGCTTTACAGCTGGCTCTTTCACTGATCGAGGGTGCGTTAGCATGCTTGCTGCCACTGAACCTGGACGAGAGGAGTGACTCCAGGACTCCGTTTGGTGCTTTACAGAGGCACTTCAGAGAATTTAATCGGAGAGACTCCATACACATTGAGTTTAAACATCACGCCAAGCAGGCAGGTCACTCCCTCTGCATCCTGGCTGACGAGATGGTGCCGACCCCATGACTTTGGGTGAGATGATGGAGTTGGCCATAGACAGCTGTATGTGTTACTTCTCCCTGGGTGCTGCAACAAGTAGTAGCCATTTCAGCCAGGTGTCCAACAAGAGCAAGCGGTGCTTCTGTGTGACCAGGGGCGAGCTGCCTGTTGTGGCGGCTGCTTCAGGTGATACTAGTGCTTGGACTTCAGGACCGAACATGCAGCCCTGCAGTAGCTGACGTCATTCCGAGAGCCAGAGCAGCAGGTGGTCCGGTGGCTAGAAGAGCTGCAAGCATTCAACTTTACTGCggttaataaaactgttacatacatgtaaatgcgtgtgcaggtttgtctcaaattgaaaatctcactccagtcaATGAGACCGAAGTTGACAACCAGTAAACATTCAGGGGGCATGTTGTCAAATGTGTAATGCTTTTCCATTGTTCCTACGTCCTTTGAGGagtataaaaagcatgattttcattgctcCGTCTTccctttttacatttttttttcgttGCTCCGTCGTCTCTTGAGAAAAAGGCTAAAACGTAAGGATCCCTTTCATTCCAGAGTACAGTACTGTCCTGTAAAACATTATAAAATGTGCTTTATTATTACTGAatttaatgttggtaatgtcTTACTGTGCGTAGAATATGAATTATCACATGTAAGCACATGAAAATCACGTTATATGTGGAGGCCGCGGATGGGTCGCCTATACCGTCCGCGATGAGACGTATGAAACGTATCACCCGATAAGACTTATATTCGCAtataatgtgtatttatttatctgttgGATAATTATTCTTTGCAAACTCATGTCTCATAGGGTATACGTGCCTCGGCTGAAGTGTAAGATATAAGCTCTGACCTTTAGCAACGTCACACTTACAAAGCCGAATGCTGTAATTTGTGTATACCGGGATTAATTTATATGATCCTTATATGTTACATACCATATAGTTTTCACATATTTCTGTTACTACTATTACTCCGTATAATGCACATGCATTTGGAATGCCTTATAAGTTTTGCGTTTTATGAATTTTTATAACGTTTCAAAAAGTATCTGGTAACTGATCGAGAGCAGCATCAAACTGCTCTGAGGGACGTGATTTTCCTTGCTTTTGCTTGACACGCCCTTGCTTGCAACACTGGCGTTTTATCCCACATTTTCAGTATATTACATATGCAATATTGCATGAGGTCacatgttaaaatgcagaaaggCTGCATCCGTTTGGGCGCAGCTCAGCAGAAGTAGGGAAACGAGACTAGTTACAGTAACCGCTTGCAAACTGTACCGTCGAAGGAAAATCAGCCAAAGGTAGTGCAGAAAGTACTGCCATCTGATCCCCAACTGAACTATAAAAAGCCGGCTGTTTGTATAAACATGGTGGAGTTACGTATATTCGTCCCATTTGCGATTATGATTTTCTCTATGGTGATTTCACAGACATCAGCGAAATGTGAGTAATTTTCctccttttttcagttttttttccatgatcCACGAAACGaccaaaataaataattgaaactGTTCCAGTTTGTCCCTTTGATTAACGAGTTCAACAAAACGGATACCGATTTCTTTCTTGTTGGCGATATACGTGTATGGCGTCGCCAGTGTTTTTCTTAATTTCATTATACCACGGCTAGGGCTTTTTTGCAGTTATCGTTTTTCTGGTGGAGCTGAATCGAGTTCCTGTTATGCTCCGATGTTACAGCTAATGCTTTCTGCCTTTAAGAAAAAGTTGATCAGTGCAAACTTCAACGCATCAGAACCGGCAATGCCGTGTTGTTGTTTTCGAATAAGAGATTATTAAAGGCCACACCTAGGTTTGGTTTTATTGAAACCCCATTGTGTAGTGACATTAGAATTGAAAGCACTTTATATGGTGTATAAACATAGCCAAGCGTGTTGATCGAATGTACGGAAGACGGAAAATAAGGATTGTACTGCTAAGACGGTACTATTTTCAGATAGGATtgattaatgtttttttgttaatgAGCTTTGTGTAGCAGTCCATATGTCCATGTGTATATTAAATGTACCGTGACCTTGGCAACTAGCAGTCCTGGGAGCTTCCCTGATCTCACAGAAGGAACATGGATGGATCCGCTTATTCCCAAGTTATTTAACTCCTTCTACCCAGTTTCTTTTCGTTGGTAGGAAAGGAGACCATGTCAAGAACAAACATCTCATACATTACTAGTTCCTCTAATGTTGATGCGCATGTATTACAGTGGTTACCTGCTTAAAAAAACCCCACAGATTTTAATAGATACATCCATGACTCTTGGGATAATTTCCACGTGGTATagttattcttttttttgtcatgtttttgAATGTGGTGTATATAGTATAATTGCATAATAAACCGGTATAAATGTAGTGTTATCCGAGATTGCCACATCGCCGACCTCCTAACGGCTCGCTTTTTGTTGTCAGCCTGTGAAATGTCCAACTCAACCTGTGAGGATTGTCTGAGGAATGTATCGGTGAGTGAGGAACATCAGCCGTCTTCATTGCTCCTGATCCACAGCAGAATCCACAAAGTTAAGGCGTCTCCCAGGACAACGGCACTGGATAGTCATGTGACCATTTCTGTTGTCGTTCATAAGGGACCAGAACGCTAATAAGCTGTTCCTCAGCTGTAAATATTTACATGATATTAAGAAAGTTCAGCGTAGAAACGCTGACGTATTCAGAAGTTGTTGAATGTTCAGGGCGTGTGTTTTGTTGTAGTGCCTTTGGTGCAGAACGACCATGACATGTGTCGTCTACCCAGTGAGGAGTGTCCTTCCACCTTCTAGCCTGTGTCCCCTGGCTCAGGCCCGATGGGGGCGCTGCTGGGgtaatgtatttaaatgctgcTCACCGGATTCACATGTGGGGTGGGTGCAAACTGACAGAGCGGTAGAATGATTAGCTCTTCCCTGAAATGTCACACACAAAACTCACTAGGAAGTTCAGCTGATTCTCTTTCCCTGGCAAATAATAAGTTATCAGAGACTGTTCTCACCATCTCCTGCAGCCATTCTGTggttcacatttttttgtttgtttctgtgttaCTATCAATCACTCTGAAAGTGTGTTTCGAATAGTGTACTGTATTTTAAAGCATGTACCTAATTTTGCAGGGAAATCCCCAAATAAATATAGATTATGCCGATTTTCACTTAGGGTGTGTGTAAAATTTGAGCACTACGCCCACACTGTTGTGAATTTGTGACTTTAATCAATGTATGACAGTATGTATGAAAGCCTTTCTGTTTTCCGCTTTCTTTCATTTTAGTCAACTTCCAAGCGCTGATCATCACTCTATCTGTGTTTGGTGGAATCATCCTGATTGGCATATtcgtctgctgctgctgctgctactgccGGTGTAAGAAGAGCAGGTGAGTATTAAACTCGACAGAGAGGAGAAGGGGACCTGAATCCCCCTAACTTGCCATCATGTGGGATCATGGCTAGAGGCGGTCAGGTGtgtttttgattttttatttttttccccttcagcATTTTTGGAGCATAGCTGTTGTTTCACATTTCATTTATTAGAGAGCTTTATTCAAAGTTTGCTATGCAAGGTATGGTTCTCATTGTCAGCTTGGATACACTTTCTATTAAACCCCATTACGAATTATAGAAGGAACTCATCATACCCGTATCCCAtatcagtggtagaattctcacCTGCTATGCAGGAGGCTcaggttcgattcccggccaatgcaatGAGGGGGACAGCATGGGGCTCAGAgggctgtgcctgtaatcagaaggtcgctggttcaaacccagcctcggcacgtctgcaggtccttgagcgaggcccttaacccccagctccctgggtgctgctacgggtggctgccctttgcggacagcttactctacggagagcaaattgagggaggcgtaaagaccaTTACCCCACGGGGATcgataaagtatctattattaatATCCTGTAACCAAGACCTCACTGGGTACTACAAGACCCCAAAGCTAGACCTTCCCCTGCTGATGTTCGGGCCTTTTTGGGTTCCTTCAGAACAATGGAGCCAGACCCtaaggagcagcaggaggaggaaaggCGGAAGGCACGTCACGAGGAGAGGTGAGCCTCCTCTGGTCGCCATGGTAACTCAGAGATCTCCGGCCTCATACATGAGGATTATAAAACTTGCTGACCTTGAGTAGGTTTATCTTGGCAGATGTCCAGCTGACAGCCATTTTGTTCTGGAATTGAATGTGCTGCCAGTAATACCAGCAACTCTCATGGAAATCTGAATATGGGCGTATATTCAAACAATGTCtagacaaaacaaaaacaaacatgtcGGCGAGAACAATGTCGCATACCTAGAACGACGCCGCCACTCTGTTCATTATGTGTAATACCACAAACGCAGAGCGCAGgatgtttttgatgcagcaggCACACATGCA from Paramormyrops kingsleyae isolate MSU_618 chromosome 16, PKINGS_0.4, whole genome shotgun sequence carries:
- the LOC111858367 gene encoding pituitary tumor-transforming gene 1 protein-interacting protein-like, with product MVELRIFVPFAIMIFSMVISQTSAKSCEMSNSTCEDCLRNVSCLWCRTTMTCVVYPVRSVLPPSSLCPLAQARWGRCWVNFQALIITLSVFGGIILIGIFVCCCCCYCRCKKSRTMEPDPKEQQEEERRKARHEERKAEMKMRHDEIRMKYGLTKENPYARFEDN